From the genome of Elusimicrobium sp., one region includes:
- a CDS encoding RDD family protein, translating into MKKPSFWRLLGAYLIDFAITFFVAWMMWNLFEVCFPQAFLGKSGLASLFCVLVMCAFIPNLLYFVGSECMWKKTLGKRVLGVEVLEGNQRPSGKKLLKAYGIDFLLSIPASIVYSMMGLFLQSIIIFDRRFNTLDYCIMVGIVLSCLSMTVLYFAICESIFGKTLGKKLMGLQVVQQEIK; encoded by the coding sequence ATGAAAAAACCTAGTTTTTGGCGGTTGCTTGGGGCGTATTTAATTGATTTTGCGATTACTTTTTTTGTCGCTTGGATGATGTGGAACCTTTTTGAGGTATGTTTTCCCCAAGCATTCTTGGGTAAAAGTGGCCTTGCTTCGCTATTTTGTGTTCTTGTGATGTGTGCTTTTATTCCCAATCTGTTGTATTTTGTGGGGAGTGAATGCATGTGGAAAAAAACACTTGGGAAGCGGGTACTAGGTGTAGAAGTGCTTGAAGGAAACCAACGGCCATCAGGAAAAAAATTATTGAAAGCATACGGAATAGATTTCTTGCTTTCCATTCCTGCGTCAATCGTGTATAGTATGATGGGGTTATTTTTACAATCTATCATTATTTTTGATCGTCGTTTTAATACACTTGATTATTGCATAATGGTAGGAATCGTGCTATCGTGTTTGAGTATGACTGTATTATATTTTGCCATTTGTGAAAGTATTTTTGGTAAAACCCTCGGTAAAAAACTAATGGGCTTGCAAGTGGTGCAACAAGAAATAAAATGA
- a CDS encoding ATP-dependent DNA helicase PcrA, producing MTIDDALKTLNPQQLEAVEYNDGPCLIVAGAGTGKTKTLTTKIAKLIADGLNPSRILAVTFTNKAAQEMRERVEALVPGMGNRVWIHTFHSFGVRILRQHAGVIGLSRDFAIYDDADQKKVVSLILEQMGIKDPKKEINQIVSIISRAKDDMVSPDTLMQSATASGMDGKIRAAEVYRRYEQKLKEAGALDFGDLLVKTVVLLRDHEDIRSYYQEFFQYILVDEYQDTNHTQYLITKFLAAKRRKLCVVGDPDQSIYSWRGANIRNILEFEKDFQDTKTITLEQNYRSTKVILEASNKLITKNKKRKEKSLFTDKGSGDPIEVRQLTSEGDEARWVSQNIKALVDEDGASLKDVAVFYRTNAQSRSFEDCFRRYQIPYRLVGTVRFYDRKEIKDIMCYARILINPADNVSLLRIINTPTRGLGKVAQDRLLVYAEEKHCSLYDALKNAAFVPGLSSAAVKAAIKLVQLFENWRGDMLLTDPADIFHKILIESGYMDAVKAEMEKDPEAESRLQNLDALINAVKEYEDRCRKGEKEPSVSDFLQEISLLSGEDDSNAGEGGAVTLMTVHLAKGLEFDDVFVTGLEENLFPIGRDNEDELEEERRLCYVAMTRARKRLYLTYASSRRKFGQVQNNLPSRFLFESGLLDENEMQETSQPRYTDYQSKYGLYGAGASGGYRGGNYGNGYVRGRNNFGGNRYQNFEGYASKSRFQKRYDQDGYEIEEDDLDYTSSSYGGSSGIGSLYARPSFSKPSGFSGGGSSPASSSAAHAKPPSAPAEKNADGVAVGGLVKHGVFGQGKIVQIAGSGESTKITVVFGNGTRRTFMLKFAPLEIL from the coding sequence ATGACTATAGATGACGCTTTAAAAACTTTAAATCCCCAGCAATTGGAAGCGGTGGAATATAATGATGGGCCGTGTTTGATTGTGGCCGGTGCCGGAACGGGTAAAACCAAAACCCTCACCACCAAAATTGCCAAACTCATTGCGGACGGACTCAATCCTTCTCGTATTTTGGCCGTTACCTTTACCAACAAAGCCGCTCAGGAAATGCGCGAGCGTGTGGAAGCGTTGGTGCCCGGTATGGGCAACCGCGTGTGGATACATACCTTTCACTCGTTTGGGGTGCGTATTTTGCGCCAGCACGCAGGGGTGATCGGCCTGTCGCGCGATTTTGCCATTTATGATGATGCCGACCAAAAAAAGGTAGTCAGTTTGATTTTGGAGCAAATGGGCATCAAAGACCCTAAAAAAGAAATCAACCAAATTGTCAGTATCATTTCGCGTGCTAAAGATGATATGGTCTCGCCTGACACGCTGATGCAAAGCGCTACGGCCAGCGGCATGGACGGAAAGATTCGGGCCGCGGAAGTGTACCGCCGCTACGAACAAAAACTCAAAGAAGCCGGCGCGCTGGACTTTGGAGATTTGCTCGTTAAAACCGTTGTTTTACTGCGCGACCATGAGGATATCCGCTCCTACTACCAAGAATTTTTCCAATATATTTTGGTGGACGAATACCAGGATACCAACCATACCCAGTATCTCATTACCAAGTTTCTTGCGGCCAAACGTCGCAAACTGTGCGTCGTGGGCGACCCCGACCAAAGCATTTACTCGTGGCGCGGGGCGAATATCCGCAATATTTTGGAATTTGAAAAAGATTTCCAAGATACCAAAACCATTACTTTAGAGCAAAACTACCGCTCTACCAAAGTTATTTTGGAAGCCTCCAACAAACTTATTACCAAGAACAAAAAACGCAAAGAAAAAAGTTTGTTTACCGATAAAGGCTCCGGCGACCCGATTGAAGTGCGCCAGTTAACCTCGGAAGGCGACGAAGCCCGCTGGGTAAGCCAAAATATCAAAGCCTTGGTGGACGAAGACGGCGCAAGCCTCAAAGATGTGGCCGTTTTCTACCGCACCAACGCGCAGAGCCGCAGTTTTGAAGATTGTTTCCGCCGTTATCAAATTCCTTATCGTTTGGTCGGTACCGTGCGTTTCTACGACCGCAAGGAAATAAAAGATATTATGTGCTATGCGCGTATTCTTATCAATCCGGCCGATAATGTCAGCCTTTTACGCATTATCAATACCCCTACGCGCGGCCTTGGAAAGGTGGCACAGGATAGGCTTTTGGTTTATGCGGAAGAAAAACATTGTTCGTTGTATGATGCCCTTAAAAATGCCGCTTTTGTGCCGGGGCTCAGTTCTGCCGCGGTGAAAGCCGCCATTAAACTGGTACAACTGTTCGAAAATTGGCGCGGAGATATGTTGCTTACGGATCCGGCGGATATTTTCCATAAAATTCTAATTGAATCGGGGTACATGGACGCCGTAAAAGCCGAAATGGAAAAAGACCCCGAGGCCGAATCCCGCCTGCAAAACTTGGACGCGCTTATCAACGCCGTAAAAGAATACGAAGACCGTTGCCGCAAAGGGGAAAAAGAGCCTTCCGTGTCGGACTTTTTGCAAGAAATTTCGCTCCTTTCGGGAGAAGACGATTCCAACGCGGGCGAAGGCGGCGCGGTAACCCTGATGACCGTTCACTTGGCTAAGGGGCTTGAGTTTGATGATGTTTTTGTTACCGGGCTAGAGGAAAACCTGTTCCCTATCGGCCGCGATAACGAAGACGAACTGGAAGAAGAACGCCGATTGTGTTATGTAGCCATGACGCGTGCGCGTAAACGCCTGTATTTAACTTATGCTTCTTCCCGCCGCAAATTCGGGCAGGTGCAGAACAATTTGCCTTCCCGTTTCTTGTTCGAAAGCGGCCTTTTGGACGAAAACGAAATGCAGGAAACCAGCCAACCCCGCTATACAGATTATCAATCTAAATACGGGTTGTACGGCGCGGGGGCTTCGGGCGGATATCGGGGCGGAAATTACGGAAACGGGTATGTTCGCGGGCGGAATAATTTTGGCGGGAATCGCTATCAAAATTTTGAAGGATATGCCAGCAAGAGCCGTTTTCAAAAACGCTACGACCAAGACGGCTACGAAATCGAAGAGGACGATTTGGATTATACTTCCTCGTCTTATGGCGGTTCGTCGGGCATTGGTTCTTTGTATGCGCGGCCGTCTTTTAGTAAACCTTCCGGCTTTAGCGGAGGGGGGAGTTCGCCTGCCT